In a genomic window of Melopsittacus undulatus isolate bMelUnd1 chromosome 1, bMelUnd1.mat.Z, whole genome shotgun sequence:
- the UBA5 gene encoding ubiquitin-like modifier-activating enzyme 5 codes for MAELERLERRVRELEDELARERGGRPAPRARIDTMSPEVTDTNPYSRLMALKRMGIVKDYEKIRTFTVAVVGVGGVGSVTAEMLTRCGIGKLLLFDYDKVELANMNRLFFQPHQAGLSKVQAAEHTLRNINPDVQFEVHNYNITTLDNFEHFMDRISNGALEEGKPVDLVLSCVDNFEARMAINTACNELGQIWMESGVSENAVSGHIQLIIPGESACFACAPPLVVAANIDEKTLKREGVCAASLPTTMGVVAGILVQNVLKYLLNFGTVSYYLGYNAMQDFFPTMSMKPNPQCSDQNCRKQQENYKKKAAAQPKQEVIEQQEEIVHEDNDWGIELVSETSEDELKAASGPVPELPEGITVAYTIPNKEENLITEETVAESEESLEELMAKMRNM; via the exons ATGGCGGAGCTGGAGCGGCTGGAGCGGAGGGTGCGGGAGCTGGAGGACGAGCTGGCCCGGGAGAGGGGCGGGCGGCCGGCGCCGCGGGCCCGCATCGACACCATGAGCCCGGAGGTGACGGACACCAATCCCTACAG TCGCTTGATGGCATTAAAACGAATGGGAATTGTCAAAGACTATGAG aaaatcCGTACCTTTACGGTCGCAGTTGTAGGTGTAGGTGGAGTTGGCAGCGTGACTGCTGAAATGCTGACACGGTGTGGCATTGGTAAG CTGCTCCTGTTTGATTATGACAAAGTGGAACTGGCAAACATGAACAGACTCTTCTTCCAACCTCATCAAGCTGGATTAAGTAAAGTGCAAGCAGCAGAGCATACTTTGAG GAATATTAATCCTGATGTTCAGTTTGAAGTACATAACTACAACATCACAACACTGGACAACTTTGAACACTTCATGGATAGAATAAG TAACGGGGCATtagaggaggggaagcctgTGGATCTTGTTCTGAGCTGCGTGGACAACTTCGAAGCTCGCATGGCGATTAACACG GCCTGCAATGAACTTGGACAAATCTGGATGGAATCTGGAGTGAGTGAAAATGCAGTGTCAGGACACATCCAACTGATCATACCTGGGGAATCCGCGTGTTTCGCG TGTGCTCCTCCACTCGTAGTTGCTGCAAATATCGATGAGAAAACACTAAAACGAGAAGGAGTTTGTGCAGCGAGTCTTCCTACAACTATGGGTGTTGTGGCAGGAATTCTTGTACAAAATGTTCTCAA GTACCTGTTAAACTTTGGTACTGTGAGTTACTATCTCGGTTACAACGCGATGCAGGATTTCTTTCCAACTATGTCTATGAAGCCAAACCCACAATGTAGTGACCAAAattgcagaaaacagcaagaaaattaTAAG aaaaaagCAGCTGCACAACCAAAACAAGAAGTAATTGAACAACAAGAGGAAATAGTACATGAAGACAATGACTGGG GCATTGAATTAGTATCAGAAACTTCAGAAGATGAGCTGAAGGCTGCATCTGGCCCAGTTCCTGAGCTTCCTGAGGGCATTACTGTAGCATACACCATCCCGAACAAG GAAGAGAATTTGATAACCGAGGAAACGGTAGCAGAGTCTGAAGAAAGCCTAGAAGAACTCATGGCCAAAATGAGAAACATGTAG